Proteins encoded by one window of Cannabis sativa cultivar Pink pepper isolate KNU-18-1 chromosome 4, ASM2916894v1, whole genome shotgun sequence:
- the LOC133037270 gene encoding uncharacterized protein LOC133037270, protein MYSVLCPRPNEIEFVSYITRGQPPLFVDLEELVLGEDEQPTQDALRSQAKKLASTLEERAEAARIFKDSTPPPPSPPRAPPAVSDGSGVDPSAASVPDGSGVDPLAASQGPPVPPSASIPSTSEARDPVYPAISARLETVERGQAALLRGQTTIMGQLNTIMTLLQDRGRPAADSQPQPQPQPQPQPEEEARTPEDDFILPNDYQPNDDDMFCTPEKTNITSIGDTQDSEVQVLETAPEVMENRRKRRWPRWFAEYTEMKKKARATSTLVNADPLRVVDQKLLKTFHNWVLGQIGNNYPRECFTGRYHSSWFLELHTPKFWLGNDVSS, encoded by the coding sequence ATGTACTCCGTGTTATGTCCTCGGCCGAACGAGATTGAGTTTGTGAGTTACATAACCCGGGGTCAGCCTCCGTTATTTGTTGACTTGGAGGAACTTGTGTTGGGTGAGGATGAGCAACCAACACAGGATGCTTTGCGAAGCCAGGCCAAAAAGCTTGCCTCCACATTGGAAGAACGAGCAGAGGCAGCCCGAATATTTAAAGACTCTACACCACCTCCACCGTCTCCTCCACGTGCACCGCCTGCAGTTTCAGATGGGTCTGGTGTTGACCCATCTGCAGCTTCAGTTCCTGATGGGTCTGGTGTTGATCCACTTGCAGCGTCACAGGGTCCTCCTGTTCCCCCGTCAGCTTCTATTCCTAGCACCTCGGAGGCTCGCGATCCAGTATACCCTGCCATTTCGGCAAGGTTGGAGACTGTGGAGAGGGGGCAGGCCGCTCTGCTAAGAGGACAAACAACGATTATGGGTCAGTTGAATACCATAATGACGCTCCTGCAAGATCGTGGAAGGCCGGCAGCAGATTCACAGCCACAGCCACAGCCACAGCCACAGCCACAACCGGAAGAGGAGGCTCGGACACCGGAAGATGACTTCATTCTCCCAAATGATTACCAACCAAATGATGATGACATGTTTTGTACACCTGAGAAGACGAATATCACCAGCATCGGGGATACTCAGGATTCTGAGGTGCAGGTGTTAGAGACAGCTCCAGAAGTCATGGAGAACCGGAGGAAGAGAAGGTGGCCTAGGTGGTTCGCTGAGTACactgaaatgaagaagaaggctAGGGCTACTTCGACACTCGTGaatgcggacccacttagagtggtTGATCAGAAGCTGCTCAAGACTTTTCACAATTGGGTACTCGGCCAGATTGGGAACAATTACCCGAGAGAGTGCTTCACCGGTCGATACCATTCGTCTTGGTTCCTCGAACTGCATACTCCGAAGTTTTGGCTTGGGAACGATGTAAGTTCTTAA